From a single Pelodiscus sinensis isolate JC-2024 chromosome 4, ASM4963464v1, whole genome shotgun sequence genomic region:
- the LOC102449691 gene encoding astacin-like metalloendopeptidase-like precursor (The RefSeq protein has 1 substitution compared to this genomic sequence), giving the protein MLLLFTAPLLYSTLGFPIQEYDGYEDANFTAYPTTSDVTPSSDILQSTQEVELAAVTDTEEDVFNRILKANANSTEHLREGDIVMTRSRSAIGCSGRPCFWTQSSDGIVRVPYIFSTDYDEAQMQRFSEAMAEFETLTCIDFVNRTTELDYLNIKSGKGCWSHYGKIGGGQIVSVMKQGCMWKGIIQHELNHALGFVHEQARSDRDNYIKIMWEYISSGNEGNFKKIENSNNLGLQYDYSSVMHYGTNAFSNTPGKATIVPIPDASVPVGQRYGLSNLDVAKINKLYNCNRCSTILDSPSGSLSSESYQSKNSGNATCFSLIRIPSKRVSLQFDAFNLQTSKDCKTEYIKIYDGVSQSSEVLLNKTCGTESPPTITASGKNMLVEFVRGGTGAATGFKASYTSVKTPRAT; this is encoded by the exons ATGCTCCTACTCTTTACTGCACCTCTTCTTTATTCAACTCTAGGCTTCCCTATTCAG GAGTACGATGGATATGAAGATGCAA ATTTTACTGCTTATCCTACGACAAGTGACGTGACCCCTTCTAGTGACATCTTACAATCCACTCAAG AAGTGGAGCTGGCTGCAGTGACGGACACAGAAGAAGATGTTTTTAACCGAATTTTGAAAGCTAACGCAA ACAGCACCGAGCACTTGCGTGAAGGTGATATTGTTATGACAAGGAGCCGAAGTGCTATTGGCTGTTCGGGTCGCCCATGTTTTTGGACCCAGTCTAGTGATGGAATTGTCCGTGTCCCTTATATCTTCTCGACCGACTATG ATGAGGCACAAATGCAGAGGTTTAGTGAAGCCATGGCAGAATTTGAAACTCTAACTTGTATTGATTTTGTGAATCGCACCACAGAACTGGACTATCTAAATATTAAGTCAGGGAAAGG CTGCTGGTCCCACTATGGAAAGATTGGAGGTGGGCAGATTGTATCTGTGATGAAACAAGGCTGTATGTGGAAAGGGATAATTCAGCATGAGCTGAACCATGCACTGGGCTTTCTACATGAACAGGCTCGAAGTGACAGAGACAATTATATAAAGATCATGTGGGAGTACATTAGTTCAG GTAATGAAGGCAACTTTAAGAAAATTGAGAACTCCAACAACCTGGGCCTTCAGTATGACTATTCCTCAGTGATGCACTATGGCAC AAATGCTTTTTCTAACACGCCTGGGAAAGCAACAATTGTGCCAATTCCTGATGCCTCTGTACCTGTTGGGCAGAGATATGGACTGAGTAACCTGGATGTGGCCAAAATCAACAAGCTCTACAACTGCA ATCGCTGCAGCACCATCCTTGATAGCCCATCTGGGTCACTGAGCTCTGAAAGCTACCAGTCAAAGAACTCAGGCAATGCTACCTGTTTTAGTCTCATCCGAATCCCATCCAAAAGG GTTTCTTTGCAGTTTGATGCCTTTAATCTGCAAACCTCCAAAGACTGTAAAACTGAGTATATAAAAATATATGATGGAGTCAGCCAGTCTTCTGAGGTTCTACTGAACAAGACTTGTGGGACAGAGAGTCCCCCAACAATAACAGCTTCTGGCAAAAACATGCTTGTGGAGTTTGTCAGAGGCGGCACTGGTGCAGCCACCGGCTTCAAGGCTTCCTACACCTCTG tAAAGACACCACGTGCCACATGA